The following coding sequences lie in one Flagellimonas eckloniae genomic window:
- a CDS encoding LacI family DNA-binding transcriptional regulator, with amino-acid sequence MAGIKEISKITGLSLATVSRVFNNSSLVSPKTRAKVMKAAASIDYQPNIMAASLRSGKSKIIGVVVPEVNNYFFSGIINGIEQIVSDSGYNIIISQSHESQEKENEALNSFLKLQVDGILISISKETTDFSSIQKIIKSNVPVVFFDRVPDLKNINSVTLNDYKGGYMATEHLLNENCKNLLHISGDSKVSIFGERQKGFLDAILNKNSIEYTIVELTSSIEMDREILKKTFETNPKIDGIFAYGDEMGLHVLNLLKELHIDIPGKVKLIGFGNANFSGLTQPKISTVDQECSQMGELTATLLLNTLKNSKSGPKTKVLSPRLIVRESSLSTKV; translated from the coding sequence ATGGCTGGAATAAAAGAAATTTCCAAAATTACGGGCTTATCCCTGGCAACCGTATCCAGAGTGTTCAACAATAGTTCTTTGGTTTCTCCGAAAACCAGGGCAAAAGTGATGAAGGCCGCTGCATCAATTGACTATCAACCCAATATCATGGCAGCCTCCTTACGAAGTGGAAAAAGCAAAATCATTGGTGTTGTAGTCCCAGAAGTGAACAACTATTTCTTTAGCGGAATTATAAATGGTATTGAGCAAATTGTAAGCGATTCTGGGTATAATATCATTATCTCTCAGTCACATGAATCCCAAGAAAAGGAGAATGAAGCCTTAAATTCCTTTTTAAAGCTCCAAGTGGATGGCATACTAATATCCATCTCCAAGGAAACAACCGATTTTTCGTCAATTCAAAAAATTATAAAGAGTAATGTTCCGGTAGTATTTTTTGACCGAGTTCCTGACCTTAAAAACATTAACTCTGTTACCCTCAATGACTACAAAGGTGGTTATATGGCCACTGAGCACTTGTTAAATGAAAATTGCAAGAACCTTCTCCATATTTCAGGAGACTCCAAAGTTTCAATTTTTGGTGAACGCCAAAAAGGATTTTTAGATGCTATTTTGAATAAGAATAGCATTGAGTATACTATTGTTGAGCTTACTTCATCAATAGAAATGGATAGGGAAATTCTCAAAAAAACATTTGAAACCAATCCAAAAATAGATGGCATTTTTGCCTATGGCGATGAAATGGGTCTTCATGTTTTAAACCTTTTGAAGGAACTACATATTGACATTCCAGGCAAAGTAAAGTTGATTGGGTTCGGGAATGCCAATTTTAGCGGTCTCACACAACCTAAAATCAGCACTGTAGATCAGGAATGTTCCCAAATGGGCGAATTGACAGCAACTCTTTTGCTCAATACCTTAAAGAATAGTAAAAGTGGGCCGAAAACAAAGGTATTGTCCCCTAGACTCATAGTGCGCGAGTCCTCGTTAAGCACTAAAGTTTAG